A window of Longispora fulva contains these coding sequences:
- a CDS encoding M16 family metallopeptidase, translating into MRIPATSYTIERFTLANGLRVVLQPDSSAPVVGVTVVYDVGIRSEPEGRTGFAHLFEHLMFQGSENLEKLAHFKYVQGAGGTFNGSTHFDYTDYYESLPAGALERALFLEADRMRGPRLNEENVANQIDVVKEEIRVNVLNRPYGGFPWLKLPPVMFDTFANSHDGYGSFVDLESATVEGATQFFAEYYATGNAVLAVSGDFEVGHARALVEKHFGDITGRPAPVRPSFAEPDLTAERRASYTDAMAPLPAIALAWRVPDPIAEFADYLPYVLLAEVLTDGEAARLQERMVLRDRTATSVGGYIGFMGEPFEVRDPTALLLQVFMPPGGDADKVLRTVDEEIDRLVTDGLAEGELARIQARFVTHFLRESDAVTNRAVRLAVLELQHGDPALINDLPRLLGEVTEAQIIAAAATLRPQRRASVEVIPGVSA; encoded by the coding sequence GTGCGGATTCCAGCCACGAGCTACACCATCGAGCGGTTCACCCTGGCCAACGGCCTGCGTGTCGTGCTCCAGCCCGACAGTTCGGCGCCCGTCGTCGGCGTGACCGTCGTCTACGACGTCGGGATCCGGTCGGAGCCGGAGGGGCGCACCGGCTTCGCCCACCTCTTCGAGCACCTGATGTTCCAGGGCTCGGAGAACCTGGAGAAGCTGGCCCACTTCAAGTACGTGCAGGGGGCCGGCGGCACGTTCAACGGCTCCACCCACTTCGACTACACCGACTACTACGAGTCGCTGCCGGCCGGCGCGCTCGAGCGGGCGTTGTTCCTCGAGGCCGACCGGATGCGCGGTCCCCGGCTCAACGAGGAGAACGTCGCCAACCAGATCGACGTGGTCAAGGAGGAGATCCGGGTCAACGTGCTGAACCGGCCGTACGGCGGGTTCCCGTGGCTGAAGCTGCCGCCGGTCATGTTCGACACGTTCGCCAACTCCCACGACGGGTACGGCTCGTTCGTCGACCTGGAGTCCGCCACGGTCGAGGGCGCGACCCAGTTCTTCGCGGAGTACTACGCGACGGGCAACGCCGTCCTCGCCGTCTCCGGCGACTTCGAGGTCGGCCACGCGCGCGCCCTGGTCGAGAAGCACTTCGGTGACATCACGGGCCGCCCGGCCCCGGTCCGGCCGTCCTTCGCCGAGCCGGACCTGACGGCGGAGCGCCGCGCGTCCTACACCGACGCGATGGCCCCGCTGCCGGCGATCGCCCTGGCCTGGCGGGTGCCGGACCCGATCGCGGAGTTCGCCGACTACCTGCCGTACGTGCTGCTGGCCGAGGTCCTCACCGACGGCGAGGCCGCCAGGCTCCAGGAGCGGATGGTGCTCCGCGACCGCACCGCCACCAGCGTGGGCGGCTACATCGGGTTCATGGGCGAGCCGTTCGAGGTCCGCGACCCCACGGCGCTGCTGCTCCAGGTGTTCATGCCGCCCGGCGGCGACGCGGACAAGGTGCTGCGCACCGTCGACGAGGAGATCGACCGCCTGGTCACCGACGGCCTCGCCGAGGGCGAGCTGGCCCGGATCCAGGCCCGGTTCGTCACGCACTTCCTGCGGGAGTCCGACGCGGTCACCAACCGGGCGGTCCGCCTCGCGGTGCTGGAGCTGCAGCACGGCGACCCCGCCCTGATCAACGACCTGCCGAGGCTGCTCGGCGAGGTCACAGAGGCACAGATCATCGCGGCGGCGGCCACCCTGCGCCCGCAGCGCCGCGCGAGCGTCGAGGTCATTCCGGGAGTGTCGGCATGA
- a CDS encoding UvrD-helicase domain-containing protein: MRFTPVSLAELLRLPPPTEQQAAIISAPLEPMLVVAGAGSGKTETMAARVLWLIANDLVRPEQVLGLTFTRKAAGELGARIRRRLGQLEAQVGPDDKFAGEPTISTYDAYAGRIHAEHGLRGGYEPSTRLITEAERWRFADSVVRAYDGDMSEIDKSPGAVTEAVLRLAGDLAGQLRTPEDLALFQARLPPLRGRTAESTQRARAQLVPLIRSYQNKLEAAEVMAFGDQLSRSALIARDHPEVRAAERGRFTVVLLDEYQDTSHGQFVLLQALFGDGYPVTAVGDPAQAIYGWRGASAGSLERFLDSFGGTRKELSVSWRNQPGILTAANALSAGLESKAVLRAGRPDHGRPAVRCALHLTADAEADWIADRLDRALRSYWEDDARPTAAVLVRKRSQMARIEAALRARGLPVEVVGLGGLLDTPEVVEVLSTLRVLADPTAGGALLRLLTGPRWRIGPRDVMRLYRWSRDLGEESSIIEALDSLADEAEPLDEPESSRPDFSAEGARRLGDFARELRALRSHLDRSLPDLVADVITTIGLDVEVITRPATDGMVHLAEFGDVAARFAAESRGPGLGAFLSYLDAAAREERGLEQGPAQVADNAVQLVTVHSAKGLEWDVVAVAGLNDGLFPDPAGKADAWLQGLGVLPFPLRGDAAELPEFTGTIKDFDAAWKAHGEREERRLAYVAVTRARDLLLCSGYRWSDNKRPSQPSPFLTEIRAHADTDVWVDDPGPENPLRAVRQHKPWPHDPLSADRRRALSAGADLVRSFLGTPCELSEEVSLLLAERDGTADDSGAVALPDRLTVSQLVTLARDPAELARRLRRPLPERPATHARRGTAFHSWLERRNGAETLLDLHELPGAADADAAPDADFADLRAAFEAGSWADRVPYRIEVPFSTLVGGVLLRGRMDAVFRDGDTYDVVDWKTGRPPSGEAARAAAVQLAAYRLAWAELVGVPLDRVRAAFHYVREDRTVRPVDLLDAEGLAALVAGVPLRSGGTLGES, from the coding sequence GTGAGGTTCACGCCGGTGTCTTTGGCCGAGCTGCTCCGGCTGCCGCCCCCGACGGAGCAGCAGGCCGCCATCATCAGCGCGCCGCTGGAGCCGATGCTGGTGGTCGCCGGGGCCGGTTCCGGCAAGACGGAGACGATGGCAGCCCGGGTGCTGTGGCTGATCGCGAACGATCTGGTCCGCCCCGAGCAGGTGCTGGGCCTGACGTTCACGAGGAAGGCCGCCGGCGAGCTGGGGGCCCGGATCCGCCGCCGGTTGGGCCAGTTGGAGGCGCAGGTCGGGCCCGACGACAAGTTCGCGGGCGAGCCGACGATCTCCACCTACGACGCGTACGCCGGGCGGATCCACGCCGAGCACGGGCTGCGCGGCGGCTACGAGCCGAGTACCCGGCTGATCACGGAGGCCGAGCGGTGGCGGTTCGCCGACTCGGTGGTCCGCGCGTACGACGGTGACATGTCGGAGATCGACAAGAGTCCGGGTGCCGTGACGGAGGCGGTGTTGCGGCTCGCCGGGGACCTGGCCGGGCAGTTGCGCACTCCGGAGGACCTGGCCTTGTTCCAGGCGCGGCTTCCCCCGTTGCGGGGTCGGACCGCGGAGAGCACCCAGCGGGCCCGGGCCCAGCTCGTGCCGCTGATCCGGTCTTATCAGAACAAATTGGAAGCCGCGGAGGTGATGGCCTTCGGGGACCAGTTGAGCCGGTCGGCGCTGATCGCCCGGGACCATCCCGAGGTGCGGGCCGCCGAGCGGGGCCGGTTCACGGTGGTGCTGCTGGATGAGTACCAGGACACGAGTCACGGGCAGTTCGTGCTGCTCCAGGCGCTGTTCGGCGACGGGTACCCGGTCACGGCCGTCGGCGACCCCGCCCAGGCGATCTACGGCTGGCGGGGCGCGAGCGCGGGGAGCCTGGAGCGGTTCCTGGACAGCTTCGGGGGTACCAGAAAAGAGTTGAGCGTTTCCTGGCGCAACCAGCCGGGCATCCTGACGGCCGCCAACGCCCTGTCCGCCGGGCTGGAGAGCAAGGCCGTGCTCCGGGCCGGCCGCCCCGACCACGGCCGCCCGGCCGTGCGCTGCGCGCTGCACCTGACCGCCGACGCCGAGGCCGACTGGATCGCCGACCGCCTCGACCGGGCGCTGCGCAGCTACTGGGAGGACGACGCCCGGCCGACCGCCGCCGTGCTGGTCCGCAAGCGGTCGCAGATGGCCAGAATCGAGGCGGCGCTGCGGGCCAGGGGGCTGCCGGTCGAGGTCGTCGGACTGGGCGGGCTGCTCGACACCCCCGAGGTGGTGGAGGTGCTCAGCACGCTGCGGGTGCTCGCGGATCCGACGGCCGGCGGGGCGCTACTGCGGCTGCTGACCGGGCCGCGGTGGCGGATCGGGCCGCGCGACGTGATGCGGTTGTACCGGTGGTCGCGGGACCTGGGCGAGGAGTCCTCGATCATCGAGGCGTTGGACTCCCTGGCGGATGAGGCCGAGCCGCTCGACGAGCCGGAGTCGTCCCGACCCGATTTCTCCGCAGAGGGCGCCCGCCGCCTCGGCGACTTCGCCCGCGAGCTGCGGGCCCTCCGCTCCCACCTCGACCGCAGCCTCCCCGACCTGGTCGCCGACGTCATCACCACGATCGGCCTCGACGTCGAGGTCATCACCCGGCCGGCCACCGACGGCATGGTCCACCTCGCGGAGTTCGGCGACGTCGCGGCCCGGTTCGCCGCCGAGTCCCGCGGCCCCGGCCTGGGCGCGTTCCTCAGCTACCTGGACGCCGCAGCCCGGGAGGAACGCGGCCTCGAACAGGGCCCGGCACAGGTCGCCGACAACGCGGTACAACTCGTCACCGTGCACAGCGCCAAGGGCCTGGAGTGGGACGTGGTGGCCGTCGCAGGCCTCAACGACGGCCTGTTCCCCGACCCGGCCGGCAAGGCCGACGCGTGGCTGCAGGGCCTGGGCGTGCTGCCGTTCCCCCTGCGGGGCGACGCCGCGGAACTGCCCGAGTTCACGGGCACGATCAAGGACTTCGACGCGGCGTGGAAGGCGCACGGCGAGCGCGAGGAGCGCCGGCTGGCCTACGTCGCCGTGACCCGGGCCAGGGACCTGCTGCTGTGCTCCGGCTACCGCTGGTCGGACAACAAGCGGCCCAGCCAGCCGAGCCCGTTCCTGACCGAGATCCGCGCGCACGCCGACACGGACGTCTGGGTCGACGACCCCGGTCCCGAGAACCCGCTGCGCGCGGTCCGCCAGCACAAACCCTGGCCGCACGACCCGCTGTCCGCCGACCGCCGCCGGGCGCTGTCGGCGGGTGCCGACCTGGTCAGATCCTTTCTGGGTACGCCGTGCGAGCTCTCCGAGGAGGTCAGCCTGCTCCTCGCCGAACGCGACGGCACGGCCGACGACAGCGGTGCCGTGGCCCTCCCCGACCGGCTCACGGTCTCCCAGCTCGTGACCCTGGCCAGGGACCCGGCGGAGTTGGCCCGCCGGCTGCGGCGTCCGCTGCCGGAGCGCCCGGCCACCCACGCGCGCCGCGGCACGGCGTTCCACTCGTGGCTCGAACGGCGCAACGGGGCGGAAACCCTGCTCGACCTGCACGAACTGCCCGGCGCCGCCGACGCGGACGCCGCACCGGACGCGGACTTCGCCGACCTGCGCGCGGCGTTCGAGGCCGGCTCGTGGGCCGACCGGGTGCCGTACCGGATCGAGGTGCCGTTCTCCACCCTGGTCGGCGGGGTGTTGCTGCGGGGCCGGATGGACGCCGTGTTCCGCGACGGGGACACCTACGACGTCGTGGACTGGAAGACCGGACGGCCGCCTTCGGGGGAGGCGGCCAGGGCCGCGGCGGTGCAGCTGGCCGCGTACCGGCTGGCGTGGGCGGAGCTGGTCGGCGTACCCCTCGACAGGGTCCGGGCGGCGTTCCACTACGTCCGCGAGGACCGCACGGTCCGCCCGGTCGATCTTCTCGACGCCGAGGGTCTGGCGGCGCTCGTGGCGGGCGTGCCCTTGCGGTCCGGTGGCACACTGGGGGAGTCATGA
- a CDS encoding gamma-glutamyltransferase, protein MEASHRAAVAAGHPATAEVGAQILAAGGSAADAAVAAVLASCVGETILTGLGGGGFGTYYDAATGEVTCLDFFVAVPGLGSTTEPAPMTPINVMFGSVPIPYSAGASSVAVPGVPAGCGELHRRFGRLDWADVVKPSIELARAGVPLPHAQALSLISIAPAMLPGDGASIYAPTGRLLEGGDTLYHPGLATALAQLAEEGPALFYTGRIGKLIVDMVAAGGGVLTDADLASYQVLDLPVVSATFAGRTVRAREDLNRTIATLGALAATDPVSVARALAEPGPPSNGNTTNVSVVDADGNACVVTTTLGIGSGVWLPGLGVHLNSMLGEGELLTPGLPAGGRMASMMCPLVVTDDDGLVLAAGSAGASRIRTALVHTLIGVLVDGIALADAIARPRIHPAAGILHAEPGFPADALTALSAAGYQLRMWDTLDHYFGGVSAAGRGAAAGDPRRGGRGMTL, encoded by the coding sequence GTGGAAGCCTCTCATCGAGCCGCTGTCGCCGCCGGCCACCCCGCCACCGCCGAGGTCGGGGCCCAGATCCTCGCCGCCGGCGGGAGCGCCGCCGACGCCGCGGTCGCCGCGGTCCTGGCCAGCTGTGTCGGCGAGACCATCCTGACCGGGCTGGGCGGCGGCGGCTTCGGCACGTACTACGACGCGGCCACCGGCGAGGTCACCTGCCTCGACTTCTTCGTCGCGGTCCCCGGCCTGGGCTCCACCACCGAGCCAGCCCCGATGACCCCGATCAACGTCATGTTCGGCAGCGTCCCGATCCCGTACTCGGCCGGCGCGTCCAGCGTCGCCGTCCCCGGCGTACCGGCCGGCTGCGGGGAGCTGCACCGCCGGTTCGGCCGCCTCGACTGGGCGGACGTGGTCAAGCCGTCGATCGAGCTGGCCCGCGCGGGCGTCCCGCTGCCGCACGCCCAGGCACTGTCCCTGATCTCGATCGCGCCGGCCATGCTCCCCGGCGACGGCGCGTCGATCTACGCGCCCACCGGCCGACTGCTCGAGGGCGGCGACACCCTGTACCACCCGGGCCTGGCCACGGCGCTGGCCCAGCTCGCCGAGGAGGGCCCGGCGCTGTTCTACACCGGACGGATCGGCAAACTGATCGTGGACATGGTCGCGGCCGGGGGCGGGGTGCTCACGGACGCGGACCTGGCCTCGTACCAGGTGCTGGACCTGCCGGTGGTCTCAGCGACCTTCGCCGGCCGCACGGTCCGGGCCCGCGAGGACCTCAACCGCACCATCGCCACCCTCGGCGCGCTGGCCGCCACCGACCCGGTCAGCGTCGCACGCGCCCTGGCCGAGCCCGGCCCGCCGAGCAACGGCAACACCACCAACGTGTCCGTCGTGGACGCCGACGGCAATGCCTGCGTGGTCACCACGACCCTCGGGATCGGCTCCGGGGTGTGGCTGCCGGGCCTCGGCGTCCACCTCAACTCCATGCTCGGCGAGGGCGAACTGCTCACCCCGGGACTCCCCGCCGGCGGCCGGATGGCGAGCATGATGTGCCCCCTGGTCGTCACCGACGACGACGGCCTGGTGCTGGCGGCCGGCTCGGCGGGCGCGTCCCGGATCCGCACGGCCCTGGTGCACACCCTGATCGGCGTACTCGTCGACGGCATCGCCCTCGCCGACGCCATCGCCCGCCCCCGCATCCACCCGGCGGCCGGCATCCTGCACGCCGAGCCCGGGTTCCCCGCCGACGCCCTGACCGCGCTGTCCGCCGCCGGCTACCAGCTCCGGATGTGGGACACCCTCGACCACTACTTCGGCGGGGTGAGCGCGGCCGGCCGGGGCGCGGCGGCGGGTGACCCGCGCCGCGGCGGAAGAGGCATGACCCTCTAA
- a CDS encoding MGMT family protein: MDVVEAVLAVVETIPEGKVMSYGAIADYLGLGSARIVGQVMAVHGAPVAWHRVVAANGRLVPHHEQKQMQKLMAEGVLFRTDKVNMARYAWYPETPA; the protein is encoded by the coding sequence GTGGATGTTGTCGAGGCTGTGTTGGCTGTGGTGGAGACGATTCCCGAGGGCAAGGTGATGTCCTACGGGGCGATCGCCGACTACCTCGGGCTCGGGTCAGCGCGGATCGTCGGCCAGGTGATGGCCGTGCACGGCGCGCCCGTCGCGTGGCACCGGGTCGTCGCGGCCAACGGGCGGCTCGTGCCGCACCACGAACAGAAGCAGATGCAGAAGCTCATGGCCGAGGGCGTGCTGTTCCGCACGGACAAGGTGAACATGGCGCGGTACGCGTGGTATCCGGAGACGCCGGCGTAG
- the proB gene encoding glutamate 5-kinase, whose amino-acid sequence MRETVTGARRIVVKIGSSSLTTAAGGLDPARVDALVDVLAARQAAGVEVVLVSSGAIAAGLAPLGFARRPRDLASQQAAASVGQGLLVNRYTQSFARYGIRVGQVLLTVDDLVRRVHYRNAHQTLTTLLGLGALPVVNENDTVATDEIRFGDNDRLAALVAALVHADLLVLLSDVDALYTGPPGRPGSLRISDVRSPEDLAHITIGGAGSAGLGTGGMVTKIEAARIATTSGIPVVLTGAPHAGAALAGEPVGTLFHRLRRRPTSRLFWLAHATTPQGRLHLDAGAVAAVVDRRASLLPAGVTAVDGTFTAGDPVDLLDPAGRPVARGLVNYDSIELPPLLGRSTRDLDPGYDRELIHRDDIALL is encoded by the coding sequence GTGCGTGAAACCGTGACCGGAGCCCGACGCATCGTCGTCAAGATCGGATCTTCCTCGCTCACCACGGCAGCCGGTGGACTCGACCCGGCCCGGGTGGACGCGCTCGTCGACGTGCTCGCCGCGCGGCAGGCCGCCGGGGTGGAGGTCGTCCTCGTCTCCTCAGGGGCCATCGCCGCCGGGCTGGCCCCGCTCGGCTTCGCCCGCCGGCCACGCGACCTCGCCAGCCAGCAGGCCGCCGCCAGCGTCGGCCAGGGCCTGCTGGTCAACCGCTACACCCAGTCCTTCGCCCGGTACGGCATCCGGGTCGGCCAGGTACTGCTCACCGTGGACGACCTGGTCCGCCGGGTGCACTACCGCAACGCGCACCAGACCCTGACGACGCTGCTCGGCCTCGGCGCGCTGCCCGTCGTCAACGAGAACGACACCGTGGCCACCGACGAGATCCGGTTCGGCGACAACGACCGGCTCGCCGCCCTCGTCGCGGCACTCGTGCACGCCGACCTGCTGGTGCTGCTGTCCGACGTGGACGCCCTGTACACCGGCCCGCCCGGTCGGCCCGGCTCCCTGCGCATCTCGGACGTACGCTCCCCGGAGGACCTGGCGCACATCACGATCGGCGGCGCGGGCTCGGCCGGCCTCGGCACCGGGGGCATGGTCACCAAGATCGAGGCCGCCCGGATCGCCACGACCTCGGGCATCCCGGTCGTCCTGACCGGCGCACCGCACGCTGGGGCCGCCCTGGCCGGCGAGCCGGTCGGCACCCTGTTCCACCGGCTGCGCCGCCGCCCCACGTCGCGGCTGTTCTGGCTCGCGCACGCCACCACCCCGCAGGGCCGCCTGCACCTCGACGCCGGAGCGGTCGCTGCCGTGGTCGACCGGCGCGCGTCGCTGCTGCCGGCCGGGGTGACGGCGGTGGACGGCACGTTCACGGCCGGGGATCCGGTGGACCTGCTCGACCCGGCGGGGCGGCCGGTGGCCCGCGGCCTGGTCAACTACGACTCGATCGAGCTGCCCCCGCTGCTGGGCCGCTCGACCCGTGACCTCGACCCGGGCTACGACCGCGAACTGATCCACCGCGACGACATCGCCCTGCTGTAG
- a CDS encoding glutamate-5-semialdehyde dehydrogenase — MAHDVRTAALAAREAADILALTTRAAKDAALVAMAGALVARTPEIVKANDEDVARGRVAGFSEALLDRLALTEARVGAIAAGLRQVAGLPDPVGEVVRGSTLPNGLELRQVRVPFGVVGIIYEARPNVTVDAAGLCLKSGNAALLRGSSSARSSNAALVEVLRDALAAQGLPADAVQLLDAESRESVHELMRARGLVDVLIPRGGADLIRTVVEGSTVPVIETGVGNCHIYVDADADLDMALRILLNAKTQRPSVCNAAESLLVHAAVAEEFLAKALPALADAGVTVHADPAVFAGAVAVTDEDFGTEYLSLDLSAAVVDSLDAAVRHIKVYGTGHSEAIITRSQAAARAFTARVDAAAVLVNASTRFTDGEEFGFGAEIGISTQKLHARGPMGLPELTSTKYVVTGDGHIR, encoded by the coding sequence ATGGCACACGACGTCCGCACCGCCGCGCTCGCCGCCCGCGAGGCCGCCGACATTCTGGCGCTCACCACCCGGGCCGCCAAGGACGCCGCACTGGTGGCGATGGCCGGGGCGCTGGTGGCGCGTACCCCCGAAATTGTGAAGGCAAACGACGAGGACGTGGCGCGCGGTCGCGTGGCCGGGTTCTCCGAGGCGCTGCTCGACCGGCTGGCGCTGACCGAGGCCCGGGTCGGGGCGATCGCCGCAGGCCTGCGCCAGGTGGCCGGGCTGCCCGACCCGGTGGGCGAGGTGGTCCGGGGCTCGACCCTGCCGAACGGCCTGGAGTTGCGCCAGGTCCGGGTCCCGTTCGGGGTGGTCGGCATCATCTACGAGGCCCGGCCGAACGTGACCGTGGACGCCGCCGGCCTGTGTCTGAAGTCGGGCAACGCCGCCCTGCTGCGCGGCTCGTCCTCGGCCCGGTCGTCGAACGCCGCCCTGGTCGAGGTGCTGCGCGACGCTCTCGCCGCGCAGGGGCTGCCGGCCGACGCGGTCCAGCTCCTCGACGCCGAGTCGCGGGAGTCCGTGCACGAGCTGATGCGGGCCCGGGGCCTGGTGGACGTGCTGATCCCGCGCGGCGGGGCGGACCTGATCCGGACCGTGGTCGAGGGCTCGACGGTGCCGGTGATCGAGACCGGGGTCGGCAACTGCCACATCTACGTGGACGCCGACGCCGACCTGGACATGGCGCTGCGGATCCTGCTGAACGCGAAGACCCAGCGGCCGAGCGTGTGCAACGCGGCCGAGTCGCTGCTGGTGCACGCGGCCGTGGCGGAGGAGTTCCTGGCGAAGGCCCTGCCGGCCCTCGCCGACGCCGGGGTGACCGTGCACGCCGACCCGGCGGTGTTCGCCGGCGCGGTCGCGGTGACCGACGAGGACTTCGGGACGGAGTACCTGTCGTTGGATCTCTCGGCGGCCGTCGTCGACTCCCTCGACGCGGCGGTCAGACACATCAAGGTGTACGGCACGGGCCACTCCGAGGCCATCATCACCCGTTCCCAGGCGGCGGCCCGGGCGTTCACGGCCCGGGTGGACGCGGCGGCGGTGCTGGTCAACGCGTCGACCCGGTTCACGGATGGCGAGGAGTTCGGCTTCGGGGCCGAGATCGGCATCTCCACCCAGAAGCTGCACGCCAGGGGCCCGATGGGGCTGCCCGAGCTGACCTCGACCAAGTACGTGGTCACGGGAGACGGGCACATCCGCTAG
- a CDS encoding M14 family zinc carboxypeptidase encodes MTVRFGRRRWLTVGVVALLGLALAGPATADPRHDPAESSAEYVLSGPLTRDRVNAVAGTGASVDHVEGGRISVTATPSELREILKLGFTAQKVTVPTDRGKAAIDDFPSADSNYHNYAELTTEVNNLVASKPAIAKKYSLGTSYEGRDLMLVKISDNVATDEDEPEVLFDAHQHAREHLTVEMSVYLLHLFIDNYGTDPRITNLVNTREIWVIPDMNPDGGEYDIASGSYRSWRKNRQPNSGSSNVGTDPNRNWSYNWGCCNGSSSSTSSETYRGPSAFSAPETKKVSDWVLSRVVGGKQQIRVGIDFHTYGELVLWPFGYTTNHTPSGMTADDNATFSTMGQQMAGTNSYTPEQSADDYITDGDILDWMWGSQKIFAYTFEMYGGSYGFYPPDEVIPAQTSRNKEAVLTLVEYADCPQRSIGKEQQYCGTTQPPGPRFENATDVAIPDNTTVESPITVTGVSGKTTVTVNVDIKHTYRGDLVISLVKPDGTVVVLEDFPNGDSADNVLKSYSATVPSAANGVWKLRVQDIASADTGKIDLWSLQF; translated from the coding sequence ATGACAGTCCGCTTCGGACGCCGACGGTGGTTGACCGTCGGCGTCGTCGCGTTGCTCGGCCTGGCGCTCGCCGGGCCCGCGACGGCCGACCCGCGCCACGACCCCGCCGAGTCCTCCGCCGAATACGTGCTCAGCGGGCCCCTCACCCGCGACCGCGTCAACGCCGTGGCTGGTACCGGGGCCTCGGTGGACCACGTCGAGGGCGGCCGGATCAGCGTGACCGCCACCCCCTCGGAGCTGCGGGAGATCCTGAAACTCGGCTTCACGGCGCAGAAGGTCACCGTGCCGACCGACCGGGGCAAGGCCGCCATCGACGACTTCCCGTCGGCCGACTCGAACTACCACAACTACGCCGAGCTGACGACCGAGGTGAACAACCTGGTCGCCTCCAAGCCGGCGATCGCGAAGAAGTACAGCCTCGGCACGTCGTACGAGGGCCGGGATCTGATGCTGGTCAAGATCTCCGACAACGTGGCCACCGACGAGGACGAGCCGGAGGTGCTGTTCGACGCCCACCAGCACGCCCGCGAGCACCTGACCGTCGAGATGTCGGTGTACCTGCTGCACCTGTTCATCGACAACTACGGCACCGACCCGCGGATCACCAACCTGGTGAACACCCGCGAGATCTGGGTGATCCCGGACATGAACCCGGACGGCGGCGAGTACGACATCGCGTCGGGCTCCTACCGGTCCTGGCGGAAGAACCGGCAGCCCAACTCCGGCTCGTCCAACGTCGGCACCGACCCCAACCGGAACTGGTCCTACAACTGGGGCTGCTGCAACGGCTCGTCGAGCAGCACCTCGAGCGAGACCTACCGGGGGCCGTCGGCGTTCTCCGCGCCGGAGACGAAGAAGGTCTCCGACTGGGTGCTCAGCCGGGTCGTGGGAGGCAAGCAGCAGATCCGGGTCGGGATCGACTTCCACACGTACGGCGAGCTGGTGCTGTGGCCGTTCGGCTACACCACGAACCACACCCCGTCGGGGATGACCGCCGACGACAACGCCACCTTCTCGACCATGGGCCAGCAGATGGCCGGCACCAACAGCTACACGCCCGAGCAGTCGGCCGACGACTACATCACCGACGGCGACATCCTCGACTGGATGTGGGGCAGCCAGAAGATCTTCGCCTACACCTTCGAGATGTACGGCGGCAGCTACGGCTTCTACCCGCCCGACGAGGTGATCCCCGCGCAGACCTCCCGGAACAAGGAGGCGGTGCTCACGCTCGTCGAGTACGCCGACTGCCCGCAGCGCTCGATCGGCAAGGAGCAGCAGTACTGCGGCACCACCCAGCCGCCCGGCCCCAGGTTCGAGAACGCCACCGACGTCGCGATCCCCGACAACACGACGGTGGAGAGCCCGATCACGGTGACCGGGGTGTCCGGCAAGACCACGGTCACCGTGAACGTCGACATCAAACACACCTACCGGGGTGACCTGGTGATCAGCCTGGTCAAGCCGGACGGCACGGTCGTGGTGCTGGAGGACTTCCCGAACGGCGACAGCGCCGACAACGTGCTGAAGTCCTACTCGGCGACCGTCCCGTCAGCCGCGAACGGGGTGTGGAAACTCCGCGTCCAGGACATCGCGAGCGCGGACACCGGCAAGATCGACCTCTGGTCCCTGCAGTTCTAG